From Streptomyces zhihengii, the proteins below share one genomic window:
- the gatB gene encoding Asp-tRNA(Asn)/Glu-tRNA(Gln) amidotransferase subunit GatB, with protein MTVTELVSYEDALASYDPVMGLEVHVELGTKTKMFCGCSTELGAEPNSQTCPTCLGMPGSLPVVNAVGVESAVKIGLALHCEIAEWCRFARKNYFYPDMPKNFQTSQYDEPIAFNGYLDVQLEDGEIFRVEIERAHMEEDTGKSTHVGGATGRIHGASHSLLDYNRAGIPLIEIVTKPITGAGARAPEVAKAYVAELRELIRALGVSDARMEMGQMRCDVNLSLRPNGTEKFGTRSETKNVNSLRSVERAARFEIQRHAAVLSSGGTIVQETRHFHEDDGSTTSGRIKEEAEDYRYFPEPDLVPVAPSREWVEELRATLPELPRVRRNRLREEWGVSEHDMQSILNAGAVDLIVATTEAGADAGSARKWWMGELARSANEQGVDLAALPITPAQVARVTALVAAGDLNDKLARQVIEGVLAGEGDPDAVVEKRGLKVVSDEGALGAAVDEAIAGNAAIADKIRGGKVAAVGALVGAVMKTTRGQADAARVKELILERLGVEG; from the coding sequence GTGACCGTCACTGAACTGGTGTCGTACGAGGACGCCCTCGCGTCCTACGACCCCGTCATGGGCCTGGAGGTCCATGTCGAGCTCGGCACCAAGACCAAGATGTTCTGCGGGTGCTCGACCGAGCTGGGCGCCGAGCCCAACTCGCAGACCTGCCCGACCTGCCTCGGCATGCCCGGCTCGCTGCCCGTCGTCAACGCCGTCGGCGTCGAGTCGGCCGTCAAGATCGGTCTCGCGCTGCACTGCGAGATCGCCGAGTGGTGCCGTTTCGCCCGGAAGAACTACTTCTATCCGGACATGCCGAAGAACTTCCAGACCTCCCAGTACGACGAGCCGATCGCCTTCAACGGCTATCTGGACGTCCAGCTGGAGGACGGCGAGATCTTCCGCGTGGAGATCGAGCGCGCCCACATGGAGGAGGACACCGGCAAGTCGACCCACGTCGGCGGTGCCACCGGCCGCATCCACGGCGCCTCGCACTCGCTGCTCGACTACAACCGGGCCGGCATCCCGCTGATCGAGATCGTCACCAAGCCGATCACCGGCGCCGGCGCGCGCGCCCCCGAGGTCGCCAAGGCGTACGTCGCGGAGCTGCGCGAGCTGATCCGCGCCCTCGGGGTCTCCGACGCCCGCATGGAGATGGGCCAGATGCGCTGCGACGTGAACCTGTCGCTGCGGCCCAACGGCACCGAGAAGTTCGGCACCCGCTCCGAGACGAAGAACGTCAACTCGCTGCGCAGCGTCGAGCGTGCGGCCCGCTTCGAGATCCAGCGGCACGCCGCGGTGCTCTCGTCGGGTGGCACGATCGTGCAGGAGACCCGTCACTTCCACGAGGACGACGGCTCCACCACGTCCGGCCGGATCAAGGAGGAGGCGGAGGACTACCGCTACTTCCCCGAGCCCGACCTGGTCCCGGTCGCGCCGTCGCGCGAGTGGGTCGAGGAGCTGCGCGCCACGCTGCCCGAGCTGCCGCGGGTGCGCCGCAACCGTCTCCGCGAGGAGTGGGGCGTCTCCGAGCACGACATGCAGTCGATCCTCAACGCGGGCGCGGTCGACCTGATCGTCGCCACCACCGAGGCCGGCGCGGACGCGGGCTCGGCCCGCAAGTGGTGGATGGGCGAGCTGGCCCGCAGCGCCAACGAGCAGGGCGTCGACCTCGCCGCGCTGCCCATCACCCCGGCGCAGGTCGCCCGGGTGACGGCGCTGGTGGCGGCCGGCGACCTCAACGACAAGCTGGCCCGTCAGGTCATCGAGGGCGTGCTCGCCGGCGAGGGCGACCCGGACGCGGTCGTCGAGAAGCGCGGCCTGAAGGTCGTCTCGGACGAGGGCGCGCTCGGCGCGGCCGTCGACGAGGCCATCGCGGGCAACGCGGCGATCGCCGACAAGATCCGCGGCGGCAAGGTGGCCGCGGTCGGCGCGCTGGTCGGCGCGGTCATGAAGACCACGCGCGGCCAGGCGGACGCGGCACGCGTCAAGGAGCTCATCCTGGAGCGCCTCGGCGTCGAGGGCTGA
- the gatA gene encoding Asp-tRNA(Asn)/Glu-tRNA(Gln) amidotransferase subunit GatA, translating into MSDSIIKLTAAETAAKIASGELTAVQVAEAHLARIEAVDEKVHAFLHVDREGALAQARAVDEKRERGEKLGPLAGVPLALKDIFTTEGVPTTVGSKILEGWIPPYDATLTKRLKAADVVILGKTNMDEFAMGSSTENSAYGPTGNPWDLTRIPGGSGGGSSAALASFQAPLAIGTDTGGSIRQPAAVTATVGVKPTYGAVSRYGMVAFSSSLDQGGPCARTVLDAALLHEVIAGHDPLDSTSIDAPVPPVVEAARNGSVTGMRVGVVKQFRGEGYQAGVVQRFDESVELLKELGAEIVELDCPSFDLALAAYYLIAPSECSSNLARFDAMRYGLRVGDDGTKSAEDVTALTREAGFGPEVKRRIMLGTYALSSGYYDAYYGSAQKVRTLITRDFEKAFEQVDVIVSPTTPTTAFPIGERADDPMAMYLADLCTIPTNLAGNAAMSLPCGLAPEDGLPVGLQIIAPAMKDDRLYKVGAAVEAAFVERWGHPLIEEAPSL; encoded by the coding sequence ATGTCGGACAGCATCATCAAGCTCACCGCCGCCGAGACCGCCGCGAAGATCGCCTCGGGCGAGCTCACGGCCGTCCAGGTCGCCGAGGCCCACCTGGCCCGCATCGAGGCCGTCGACGAGAAGGTGCACGCCTTCCTGCACGTCGACCGCGAGGGCGCGCTCGCGCAGGCCCGCGCCGTCGACGAGAAGCGGGAGCGGGGCGAGAAGCTCGGCCCGCTCGCCGGTGTGCCGCTCGCGCTGAAGGACATCTTCACCACCGAGGGCGTGCCGACCACCGTCGGCTCGAAGATCCTCGAGGGCTGGATCCCGCCGTACGACGCGACGCTGACGAAGCGGCTCAAGGCCGCCGACGTCGTCATCCTCGGCAAGACCAACATGGACGAGTTCGCCATGGGGTCCTCCACGGAGAACAGCGCCTACGGCCCCACGGGCAACCCCTGGGACCTGACCCGCATCCCCGGCGGCTCCGGCGGCGGCTCCTCCGCCGCGCTCGCCTCCTTCCAGGCCCCGCTCGCCATCGGCACGGACACCGGCGGTTCCATCCGCCAGCCCGCCGCCGTCACGGCGACCGTGGGCGTGAAGCCCACCTACGGCGCGGTCTCCCGCTACGGCATGGTGGCCTTCTCCTCCAGCCTCGACCAGGGCGGCCCCTGTGCCCGCACGGTCCTCGACGCGGCCCTGCTGCACGAGGTCATCGCCGGTCACGACCCGCTCGACTCCACCTCGATCGACGCCCCGGTCCCGCCGGTCGTCGAGGCCGCCCGCAACGGCTCCGTCACGGGCATGCGCGTCGGCGTGGTCAAGCAGTTCCGCGGCGAGGGCTACCAGGCCGGCGTCGTGCAGCGCTTCGACGAGTCCGTCGAGCTGCTGAAGGAGCTGGGCGCCGAGATCGTCGAGCTGGACTGCCCGTCCTTCGACCTGGCACTCGCCGCGTACTACCTCATCGCGCCGTCCGAGTGCTCCTCGAACCTCGCGCGCTTCGACGCCATGCGCTACGGCCTGCGGGTCGGCGACGACGGCACGAAGTCCGCGGAGGACGTCACCGCGCTCACCCGCGAGGCCGGTTTCGGCCCCGAGGTCAAGCGCCGCATCATGCTCGGGACCTACGCGCTCAGCTCCGGCTACTACGACGCGTACTACGGCTCCGCGCAGAAGGTCCGCACGCTCATCACCCGGGACTTCGAGAAGGCGTTCGAGCAGGTGGACGTGATCGTCTCCCCGACGACCCCGACCACCGCCTTCCCGATCGGCGAGCGCGCCGACGACCCGATGGCGATGTACCTCGCGGACCTGTGCACCATTCCGACCAACCTCGCCGGCAACGCGGCCATGTCCCTCCCGTGCGGTCTCGCCCCGGAGGACGGCCTGCCCGTCGGCCTGCAGATCATCGCCCCGGCCATGAAGGACGACCGGCTGTACAAGGTCGGTGCCGCCGTCGAGGCCGCCTTCGTGGAACGCTGGGGTCACCCGCTGATCGAGGAGGCACCGTCGCTATGA
- the ligA gene encoding NAD-dependent DNA ligase LigA, protein MAGEEQTALPADVRERHAELAEQIEEHRFRYYVKDAPVVSDAEFDTLMRSLEAIEEEYPALRTPDSPSQKVGAHYETELTKVEHRERMLSLDNAFDDAELAAWAERVAREVGAPGHHFLCELKVDGLAVNLTYEHGRLTRAATRGDGRVGEDITPNVRTIAEIPDRLHGDRVPALVEIRGEVYFPMDQFQALNERRVAAGEQPYANPRNSASGSLRQKDPRVTATLPLHMVVHGIGAREGLDIDRLSEAYDLLRDWGLPTARHNKVVGSLEEVRAFIAHFGENRHSVEHEIDGVVVKLDEIRLQGRLGSTARAPRWAIAWKYAPEEVNTKLVNIRVGVGRTGRVTPYAQVEPVTVAGSEVEFATLHNQDVVKAKGVLIGDTVVLRKAGDVIPEILGPVVDLRDGSEREFVMPAECPECGTPLKAMKEGDIDLRCPNARSCPAQLRERVSYLAGRESLDIEYFGEVVAAALTRPLEPAAPPLADEGDLFDLTMEQLLPIKAYVVDKDSGIPKRDPKTGEDKTAMVFATKQGTPKANAVKLLANIEAAKTRPLARIINGLSIRHVGPVAAQALAREFRSIERIEQASEEELAATDGVGSIIAASLKQWFAEDWHQEILRKWRLAGVRMEEEAAEGDTGPRPLEGLTVVVTGTLENHTRDGAKEALQALGAKVAGSVSKKTSFVVVGDNPGSKYDKAVQLKVPVLDEPGFVVLLEQGPDAAREAAVTEEA, encoded by the coding sequence GTGGCTGGCGAAGAGCAGACGGCACTGCCCGCCGATGTGCGGGAGCGGCACGCGGAGCTCGCCGAGCAGATCGAGGAGCACCGCTTCCGGTACTACGTGAAGGACGCCCCGGTCGTCAGCGACGCGGAGTTCGACACGCTCATGCGCTCGCTGGAGGCGATCGAGGAGGAGTACCCGGCGCTGCGCACGCCCGACTCGCCGTCGCAGAAGGTCGGCGCGCACTACGAGACGGAACTGACCAAGGTCGAGCACCGCGAGCGGATGCTCTCCCTGGACAACGCCTTCGACGACGCCGAGCTCGCCGCCTGGGCGGAGCGCGTCGCCCGGGAGGTCGGCGCCCCCGGCCACCACTTCCTGTGCGAGCTCAAGGTCGACGGCCTCGCGGTGAACCTCACCTACGAGCACGGCAGGCTGACCCGCGCCGCGACCCGGGGCGACGGCCGCGTCGGCGAGGACATCACCCCCAACGTGCGCACCATCGCCGAGATCCCCGACCGGCTGCACGGCGACCGCGTGCCCGCCCTGGTCGAGATCCGCGGCGAGGTCTACTTCCCGATGGACCAGTTCCAGGCGCTGAACGAGCGGCGGGTCGCCGCGGGCGAGCAGCCGTACGCCAACCCCCGCAACAGCGCCTCCGGCTCGCTGCGCCAGAAGGACCCCCGGGTCACCGCCACGCTGCCGCTGCACATGGTGGTGCACGGCATCGGCGCCCGTGAGGGCCTCGACATCGACCGGCTCTCCGAGGCCTACGACCTGCTGCGCGACTGGGGCCTGCCCACCGCGCGGCACAACAAGGTCGTGGGCTCCCTGGAGGAGGTCCGCGCGTTCATCGCCCATTTCGGCGAGAACCGCCACTCCGTGGAGCACGAGATCGACGGCGTCGTCGTCAAGCTCGACGAGATCCGCCTCCAGGGCCGCCTGGGCTCCACGGCCCGCGCCCCCCGCTGGGCCATCGCCTGGAAGTACGCCCCGGAGGAGGTCAACACCAAGCTCGTCAACATCCGGGTCGGCGTGGGCCGCACCGGCCGTGTGACGCCCTACGCCCAGGTGGAGCCGGTGACGGTCGCGGGCTCCGAGGTCGAGTTCGCCACCCTGCACAACCAGGACGTCGTCAAGGCCAAGGGCGTGCTCATCGGCGACACGGTGGTGCTGCGCAAGGCGGGCGACGTGATCCCGGAGATCCTCGGCCCCGTGGTGGACCTGCGGGACGGCAGCGAGCGGGAGTTCGTGATGCCCGCCGAGTGCCCCGAGTGCGGCACGCCGCTGAAGGCCATGAAGGAGGGCGACATCGACCTCCGCTGCCCCAACGCCCGCTCCTGCCCGGCGCAGTTGCGGGAGCGCGTCTCCTACCTGGCCGGCCGGGAGAGCCTCGACATCGAGTACTTCGGCGAGGTCGTCGCCGCCGCCCTGACCCGCCCGCTGGAACCGGCCGCCCCGCCGCTGGCCGACGAGGGCGACCTCTTCGACCTGACGATGGAGCAGCTGCTGCCCATCAAGGCGTACGTGGTCGACAAGGACTCCGGCATCCCCAAGCGGGATCCGAAGACCGGCGAGGACAAGACCGCCATGGTCTTCGCCACCAAGCAGGGCACCCCGAAGGCCAACGCCGTCAAGCTGCTCGCCAACATCGAGGCCGCCAAGACTCGTCCGCTCGCCCGGATCATCAACGGCCTCTCCATCCGGCACGTCGGCCCGGTCGCCGCGCAGGCGCTCGCCCGCGAGTTCCGCTCCATCGAGCGGATCGAGCAGGCGAGCGAGGAGGAGCTCGCGGCCACCGACGGCGTGGGCTCGATCATCGCCGCCTCCCTCAAGCAGTGGTTCGCCGAGGACTGGCACCAGGAGATCCTGCGCAAGTGGCGGCTGGCCGGTGTCCGGATGGAGGAGGAGGCCGCCGAGGGCGACACGGGCCCCCGCCCGCTGGAAGGCCTGACCGTCGTCGTCACCGGAACTCTGGAGAACCACACCAGAGATGGCGCAAAAGAAGCCCTTCAGGCTCTCGGCGCGAAAGTGGCCGGTTCCGTTTCCAAGAAGACCAGCTTCGTGGTCGTCGGGGACAACCCCGGCTCCAAATACGACAAGGCCGTGCAGCTGAAGGTGCCCGTACTCGACGAGCCGGGCTTCGTCGTCCTGTTGGAACAGGGACCGGACGCGGCGCGTGAGGCGGCCGTGACGGAAGAGGCCTGA
- a CDS encoding phosphocholine-specific phospholipase C, with the protein MSPEVSRRRMLALGGSALGAAAAGSLLPPSLRTALAAEPPRGGLDAVRHVVVLMQENRSFDHYFGTLRGVRGFGDRNAVDLPSGGTVFEQPGPSGPVLPFPVRDAAEAQRKDLQYIGDLDHSWSGGAKAWRDGWMDGWVSAKTGATMAHYDRRDLPLHYELADTFTICDAYHSSTHTSTSPNRNHLWSGWTGYEADGKRAVTNAAYAEGTHPGYPWPTYAERLEKAGRSWRTYTEWENFTDNNIEFFTTFKRIARKALAPAGDFTYMEAFYAKVRSTADAAERERLLAALDRGVAALTPAERSLFERGLRRVPTGGLADAFRADVAAGTLPEVSYLVPSAVDSEHPGSSSPIASASLVYRILDALASHPEVWRHTVLLINYDENDGFFDHVPPPVPPAGDTEERWQGLPTGLGIRVPMLVVSPWSVGGYVCSEVFDHTSVIRLLEKWTGVAEPNITRWRRTVTGDLTSAFDFGRGRRQPPVERPGPVPPFTGRWRPLPPAEQRMPVQEPGTRPSRPLPYQPDAHGRADGEAFTVTLRNTGRASAHFALYPYAGEFAVPQHRDVRGEALWEVPLAGDAYRFTITGPGGFRREFAGRRDGGAGVVSRVDPRDRDLHLTLRNDGTTPLTFAVRPLGYADEADLHGRPHRVTVRPGRARTLVHSAADAHGWYDLEVTADGDEGFRRRLMGRIENGRAGVSG; encoded by the coding sequence ATGTCACCGGAAGTCTCACGCAGAAGGATGCTCGCGCTCGGAGGAAGCGCCCTCGGCGCGGCCGCGGCCGGTTCCCTGCTGCCGCCGTCGCTCCGAACGGCGCTCGCCGCCGAGCCGCCCCGGGGCGGACTGGACGCGGTGCGGCACGTCGTGGTCCTGATGCAGGAGAACCGCTCCTTCGACCACTACTTCGGCACCCTGCGCGGAGTCCGCGGCTTCGGCGACCGCAACGCCGTGGATCTTCCCTCCGGCGGCACGGTGTTCGAGCAGCCGGGGCCGTCCGGCCCGGTGCTGCCCTTCCCCGTCCGGGACGCCGCCGAGGCGCAGCGCAAGGACCTCCAGTACATCGGCGACCTCGACCACTCCTGGAGCGGCGGCGCCAAGGCGTGGCGCGACGGCTGGATGGACGGGTGGGTCTCCGCGAAGACCGGCGCGACCATGGCCCACTACGACCGCCGCGACCTGCCCCTGCACTACGAACTCGCCGACACCTTCACGATCTGCGACGCCTACCACTCCTCCACCCACACCTCCACCAGCCCCAACCGCAACCATCTGTGGAGCGGCTGGACGGGCTACGAGGCCGACGGCAAGCGGGCGGTGACGAACGCCGCGTACGCGGAGGGCACCCACCCCGGCTACCCCTGGCCCACCTACGCCGAGCGCCTGGAGAAGGCGGGCCGGAGCTGGCGGACGTACACCGAGTGGGAGAACTTCACCGACAACAACATCGAGTTCTTCACCACCTTCAAGCGGATCGCCCGCAAGGCGCTGGCCCCGGCGGGTGACTTCACTTACATGGAGGCCTTCTACGCGAAGGTCCGCTCCACCGCCGACGCCGCCGAGCGGGAGCGGCTGCTCGCCGCGCTCGACCGGGGCGTCGCCGCGCTGACCCCGGCCGAGCGCTCGCTGTTCGAGCGGGGGCTGCGCCGCGTCCCCACGGGCGGTCTCGCGGACGCCTTCCGGGCCGACGTCGCCGCGGGCACGCTGCCGGAGGTCTCCTACCTGGTGCCCTCCGCGGTCGACTCCGAGCACCCCGGCTCCTCGTCGCCGATCGCCTCCGCCTCGCTCGTCTACCGGATCCTGGACGCGCTCGCCTCCCACCCGGAGGTGTGGCGGCACACCGTGCTGCTGATCAACTACGACGAGAACGACGGCTTCTTCGACCACGTGCCGCCGCCGGTGCCGCCCGCCGGGGACACCGAGGAGCGCTGGCAGGGGCTGCCCACCGGTCTCGGCATCCGGGTGCCGATGCTCGTCGTCTCCCCGTGGTCCGTCGGCGGGTACGTCTGCTCCGAGGTCTTCGACCACACCTCGGTGATCCGCCTGCTGGAGAAGTGGACCGGTGTCGCCGAGCCGAACATCACCCGCTGGCGGCGCACCGTCACGGGCGACCTGACGTCGGCCTTCGACTTCGGCCGCGGCCGGCGGCAGCCCCCCGTGGAGCGCCCCGGCCCCGTCCCGCCGTTCACCGGCCGCTGGCGTCCGCTGCCGCCGGCGGAGCAGCGGATGCCCGTCCAGGAGCCGGGCACCCGCCCGTCCCGGCCGCTGCCGTACCAGCCCGACGCCCACGGGAGGGCCGACGGGGAGGCGTTCACGGTGACCCTGCGCAACACGGGCCGGGCGAGCGCGCACTTCGCGCTCTACCCGTACGCCGGGGAGTTCGCCGTGCCCCAGCACCGCGACGTGCGGGGGGAGGCGCTCTGGGAGGTGCCGCTGGCCGGTGACGCCTACCGCTTCACGATCACCGGCCCGGGCGGCTTCCGGCGCGAGTTCGCCGGCCGCCGGGACGGGGGCGCCGGGGTCGTCTCGCGCGTCGATCCCCGCGACCGGGACCTGCACCTCACCCTGCGCAACGACGGCACCACCCCGCTCACCTTCGCGGTCCGCCCGCTCGGCTACGCCGACGAGGCCGATCTGCACGGCCGGCCCCACCGGGTCACGGTCCGCCCCGGCCGGGCCCGCACGCTCGTGCACTCCGCCGCGGACGCCCACGGCTGGTACGACCTGGAGGTGACCGCCGACGGCGACGAGGGCTTCCGGCGCCGTCTGATGGGACGCATCGAGAACGGCCGCGCGGGCGTCTCCGGCTGA
- the gatC gene encoding Asp-tRNA(Asn)/Glu-tRNA(Gln) amidotransferase subunit GatC, with protein MPGITREEVAHLARLARLELSGEELEHFAGQLDDIIGAVARVSEVADQDVPPTSHPLPLTNVMRADEVRPSLTPEQALSGAPAQEQQRFKVPQILGED; from the coding sequence ATGCCTGGCATCACGCGCGAGGAGGTCGCCCACCTCGCCCGGCTGGCGCGCCTGGAGCTTTCCGGTGAAGAGCTCGAACACTTCGCCGGACAGCTCGACGACATCATCGGCGCGGTCGCCCGCGTCTCCGAGGTCGCCGACCAAGACGTTCCGCCCACCTCCCACCCGCTGCCGCTGACCAACGTCATGCGCGCGGACGAGGTCCGTCCGTCGCTCACCCCCGAGCAGGCGCTCTCCGGCGCCCCGGCACAGGAGCAGCAGCGTTTCAAGGTGCCGCAGATCCTGGGGGAGGACTAA
- a CDS encoding putative bifunctional diguanylate cyclase/phosphodiesterase, protein MEPTDSAAPVSRPRALAALTGTAPGLTAAVVTAGGALLLTGVVTTVRERSALFPGSTAGWAFALLTGIIVGHLVMLGRDRWWGGTGSGAALTLAALLLYGWVPATLVSLSVVALVGAAGRGRRRHGLLHGAVDVLGIGAAALVLAAFGVTPSVERPWDPLEWGVGAAAEIVLAAAAYLAVTRLLLWYVLTPQGGGLPTVARTALVRQGLVAVALVCIAPLICVVAVAVPMLLPLFAVALIALDSTLWIARARAEEQLKDPLTGLPNRQWLLERTWSALEEAERSGARSALVLIDLDRFRSVNDTLGHLAGDRLLLQIADRLRLALPRGAEAARLGGDEFAVLLPTADSTTSAQRVARHLVSELSSPLDLDGLTLVLEASAGLAVFPDHALDAEGLLRRADVAMYQAKRDRTGVEVYESKRDSNTPDRLGLLGDLRRALDAGDVELHYQPKVRFDGHVAGLEALVRWVHPERGRVPPDEFIAIAESSGLMPHLTEYVLETALGQVARWRAQGLDVPVAVNVSPRDVHTPGFAGAVAARLARHGVPPGALQLEITEHVLLEDPQRAADTLAGLADHGVKMSLDDFGTGYSSLVHLRRLPVSELKIDRSFVARLARDAEDAEIVRCTIDLAHSLGLLVVAEGVEDDETWERLRDLRCDAVQGWLVAAAMPPQETTAWLLARGESGWLRPSHRPTDRRPPQPSPRRAVT, encoded by the coding sequence ATGGAACCGACGGATAGCGCCGCCCCGGTCTCACGACCGCGCGCGCTCGCGGCACTGACGGGCACCGCCCCCGGGCTCACCGCCGCCGTCGTCACGGCGGGCGGCGCCCTGCTCCTGACCGGCGTCGTGACCACCGTCCGGGAACGCAGCGCGCTCTTCCCCGGCTCCACCGCCGGCTGGGCCTTCGCGCTGCTCACCGGGATCATCGTCGGCCATCTCGTGATGCTCGGCCGCGACCGCTGGTGGGGCGGCACCGGCTCGGGCGCCGCGCTCACCCTCGCCGCCCTGCTCCTCTACGGCTGGGTGCCCGCCACGCTCGTCAGCCTCTCCGTGGTCGCCCTCGTCGGCGCCGCGGGCCGCGGCCGCCGGCGCCACGGCCTGCTGCACGGAGCGGTCGACGTCCTCGGCATCGGCGCGGCCGCCCTCGTGCTCGCCGCCTTCGGGGTGACCCCCAGCGTCGAACGCCCCTGGGACCCGCTGGAGTGGGGCGTCGGGGCCGCCGCCGAGATCGTGCTCGCCGCCGCGGCCTACCTCGCCGTCACCCGCCTGCTGCTGTGGTACGTCCTCACCCCCCAGGGCGGCGGACTGCCCACCGTCGCGCGCACCGCCCTGGTCCGCCAGGGACTGGTCGCCGTCGCCCTCGTCTGCATCGCCCCGCTGATCTGCGTCGTCGCGGTCGCCGTGCCGATGCTGCTGCCGCTCTTCGCCGTCGCGCTGATCGCCCTCGACTCCACCCTGTGGATAGCGCGGGCCAGGGCCGAGGAGCAGCTCAAGGACCCGCTCACCGGGCTGCCCAACCGCCAGTGGCTGCTGGAGCGCACCTGGTCCGCCCTGGAGGAGGCCGAGCGGTCCGGCGCCCGCTCGGCCCTCGTCCTCATCGACCTCGACCGCTTCCGCTCCGTCAACGACACCCTCGGCCACCTCGCCGGAGACCGGCTGCTGCTCCAGATAGCCGACCGGCTCCGGCTCGCCCTGCCCCGCGGGGCCGAGGCGGCCCGGCTCGGCGGCGACGAGTTCGCCGTCCTGCTGCCCACCGCCGACTCCACCACCAGCGCGCAGCGCGTCGCGCGCCATCTCGTCTCCGAACTCTCCTCCCCGCTCGACCTGGACGGCCTCACCCTCGTCCTGGAGGCCAGCGCCGGCCTCGCCGTCTTCCCCGACCACGCCCTGGACGCCGAAGGGCTGCTGCGCCGGGCCGACGTGGCGATGTACCAGGCCAAGCGCGACCGCACGGGCGTCGAGGTGTACGAGTCCAAGCGGGACAGCAACACCCCCGACCGGCTCGGCCTGCTCGGCGACCTCCGCCGGGCGCTCGACGCCGGCGACGTCGAACTGCACTACCAGCCCAAGGTCCGCTTCGACGGGCACGTCGCCGGGCTGGAGGCCCTGGTGCGCTGGGTGCACCCCGAGCGCGGCCGGGTGCCCCCCGACGAGTTCATCGCCATCGCGGAGTCCTCCGGGCTGATGCCCCACCTCACGGAGTACGTCCTGGAGACGGCGCTCGGACAGGTGGCGCGCTGGCGGGCGCAGGGGCTCGACGTCCCCGTCGCCGTCAACGTCTCCCCCCGGGACGTCCACACCCCCGGCTTCGCCGGCGCGGTGGCCGCCCGGCTCGCCCGCCACGGGGTCCCGCCGGGCGCGCTCCAGCTGGAGATCACCGAGCACGTCCTGCTGGAGGACCCCCAGCGAGCGGCCGACACCCTCGCGGGGCTCGCCGACCACGGCGTCAAGATGTCGCTCGACGACTTCGGGACGGGCTACTCCTCACTGGTGCACCTGCGCCGGCTCCCGGTCAGCGAGCTGAAGATCGACCGCTCGTTCGTCGCCCGCCTCGCGCGCGACGCCGAGGACGCGGAGATCGTCCGCTGCACCATCGACCTGGCCCACTCGCTGGGCCTGCTGGTCGTCGCGGAGGGCGTCGAGGACGACGAGACCTGGGAACGCCTGCGCGATCTGCGCTGCGACGCGGTGCAGGGGTGGCTGGTGGCGGCGGCGATGCCGCCCCAGGAGACGACCGCCTGGCTGCTCGCCCGCGGCGAGAGCGGCTGGCTCCGCCCGTCCCACCGCCCCACCGACCGCCGCCCGCCCCAGCCGTCCCCCCGCCGCGCGGTGACGTGA
- a CDS encoding methionine synthase translates to MSDTNTFPWGPATGVGSMPGGDARESAKTVTGSFEDFPFLAELPARGPGADMIGRSIGLLVEMYAHVEPSGWRVSDRPGRDTRRAHSWLGEDLDALEEFTQGYEGPVKVQAVGPWTLAAALELRGGEAALGDAGACRDLAGSLAEGLRGHLADVRRRLPGASIVLQLDEPSLTAVLRGSVRTASGYRTHRAVDRQIVESALRDVVAVHDGPVVVHSCAPGVPFALLRRAGAAGISFDFSLLTEREEEAIGEAVESGTRILAGVVPSTDAALSDPGGSVMGVRTLWRRLGLNPGTLAESVVITPSCGLAGASPAYARAALAHCVRAARSLADNPE, encoded by the coding sequence GTGAGTGACACGAACACCTTCCCCTGGGGTCCCGCGACCGGCGTCGGCTCCATGCCCGGCGGGGACGCGCGCGAGAGCGCGAAGACCGTCACCGGCTCCTTCGAGGACTTCCCCTTCCTCGCCGAGCTGCCCGCCCGCGGCCCGGGCGCCGACATGATCGGGCGCAGCATCGGCCTCCTCGTCGAGATGTACGCGCATGTCGAGCCGAGCGGCTGGCGGGTCAGCGACCGCCCCGGGCGCGACACCCGCCGCGCCCACTCCTGGCTGGGCGAGGACCTCGACGCGCTGGAGGAGTTCACCCAGGGCTACGAAGGCCCCGTGAAGGTGCAGGCCGTCGGGCCGTGGACGCTCGCCGCCGCGCTCGAACTGCGCGGCGGGGAGGCCGCGCTCGGTGACGCGGGCGCCTGCCGCGACCTGGCCGGCTCGCTCGCCGAGGGCCTGCGCGGTCACCTCGCCGACGTCCGCCGCCGGCTGCCGGGGGCGAGCATCGTGCTCCAGCTCGACGAGCCCTCGCTGACCGCCGTGCTGCGCGGCAGCGTCCGCACCGCCAGCGGCTACCGCACCCACCGGGCCGTCGACCGGCAGATCGTCGAGAGCGCGCTGCGCGACGTCGTCGCGGTGCACGACGGTCCCGTCGTCGTGCACTCCTGCGCCCCCGGCGTCCCGTTCGCGCTGCTGCGCCGCGCGGGTGCCGCAGGGATCTCCTTCGACTTCTCGTTGCTCACCGAGCGTGAGGAGGAGGCGATCGGCGAGGCCGTCGAGAGCGGAACCAGGATCCTCGCGGGAGTCGTGCCCTCCACCGACGCCGCATTGTCCGACCCGGGCGGTAGCGTCATGGGTGTCAGGACGCTGTGGCGCAGGCTGGGGCTGAATCCGGGGACTCTCGCCGAGTCCGTCGTGATCACTCCCTCCTGCGGTCTCGCGGGCGCCTCGCCCGCGTACGCGCGCGCGGCGCTCGCCCATTGCGTCCGGGCCGCGAGATCGCTCGCAGACAACCCTGAGTGA